A window from Chiroxiphia lanceolata isolate bChiLan1 chromosome 3, bChiLan1.pri, whole genome shotgun sequence encodes these proteins:
- the TUBE1 gene encoding tubulin epsilon chain isoform X4: MEEGVVNEILQGPLRDMFDSKQLITDVSGSGNNWAVGHKLYGYQYRENIVEKLRKTAEHCDCLQCFFIIHSMGGGTGSGLGTFVLNLLEDEFPEVYRFVTSVYPSGEDDVITSPYNSVLAMKELNEHADCVLPVENESLFDIVNKINQMINSGKLRSTMKQNSLVTSSTGSVKTLQEKPFDAMNNIVANLLLNLTSSARFEGSLNMDLNEISMNLVPFPRLHYLVSSLTPLYTLADVNVPSRRLDQMFSDAFSRDHQLIQADPKHSLYLACALLVRGNVQVSDLRRNIERLKPSLHFVSWNQEGWKTGLCSVPPVGHSHSLLALANNTCVKPTFIELKERFMKLYKKKAHLHHYLQIDGMEQSCFSEAVSSLSDLIEEYNELDVTKDDRFHNEVEAHTALGHYTT, translated from the exons ATGGAGGAGGGTGTGGTAAATGAAATTCTGCAGGGACCATTGAGGGATATGTTTGATAGCAAGCAGCTTATCACAGATGTTTCTGGTTCAGGAAACAACTG GGCTGTAGGTCATAAGCTATATGGCTATCAGTACCGGGAAAACATTGtggaaaagctgaggaaaaccGCAGAACATTGCGACTGTCTGCAATGTTTCTTTATAATTCATTCCATGGGAGGTG GGACAGGATCTGGTCTTGGAACTTTTGTACTAAATTTGCTTGAGGACGAATTCCCAGAAGTGTATAGATTTGTTACTTCAGTTTATCCCTCTGGTGAAGATGATGTTATTACTTCTCCATATAATAGTGTTCTGGCTATGAAGGAGCTTAATGAACATGCAGACTGTGTGTTACCAGTAGAGAATGAA tCTCTGTTTGATATagttaataaaattaatcagaTGATCAATTCTGGGAAGCTGAGGTCAACCATGAAGCAAAATAGCTTGGTAACATCAAGTACAGGCAGTGTAAAAACTCTCCAAGAGAAGCCATTTGATGCAATGAATAATATCGTAGCCAACTTGCTGCTGAACCTGACAAG CTCTGCTAGATTTGAAGGTTCCCTGAACATGGATCTTAATGAAATCAGTATGAATTTGGTTCCATTTCCTCGTCTTCATTATTTGGTTTCAAGCTTGACTCCTCTGTATACGTTGGCGGATGTTAACGTACCTTCTAgaag GTTGGATCAGATGTTTTCAGATGCATTTAGTAGAGATCATCAACTAATTCAAGCAGATCCAAAGCACAGCCTCTACCTTGCCTGTGCACTTCTTGTTCGAGGAAATGTGCAGGTTTCAGACCTTCGCCGAAATATTGAAAG GTTAAAACCTTCTCTGCACTTTGTCTCCTGGAATCAAGAGGGCTGGAAAACTGGTTTGTGTTCAGTACCTCCTGTGGGCCATTCCCATTCACTTCTGGCTTTAGCAAACAACACCTGCGTAAAACCAACTTTCATTGAACTCAAGGAGAGATTTATGAAGCTCTACAAGAAAAAG GCTCACCTTCACCATTATCTGCAAATAGATGGGATGGagcaaagctgtttttctgaagctgtGTCCTCCTTGTCTGATCTAATAGAAGAGTACAATGAACTGGATGTGACAAAAG ATGACCGGTTCCATAATGAAGTAGAGGCACACACAGCACTTGGCCATTATACAACATAA
- the CCN6 gene encoding cellular communication network factor 6 — protein MCRNMRWLLVPTIFIIPCTQQFFHSPPVQPGDKPSETGEAHQRKEVCHWPCRCPSVPACTPGVSLVKDGCGCCKVCAKQSGEPCNEADVCDPHKGLYCDYSEDEPRYEKGVCAYLVAVGCELNGVYYPNGQTFQPNPLYKCLCVSGAIGCTPVFTPRLAVSPCTRVTGRKKPGQSICGLGQHKQLQSTNYRLMSAYRSLPLVLKKKCLVQATPWTPCSRTCGIGISSRVTNDNRRCEMKKEKRLCFIQPCLTNMLKKIKISKGKTCQPTFQLPRAEKLVFSGCSTTQSYRLTFCGVCLDKRCCIPNKSKMITVQFECPNEGFFKWKMMWITSCVCQRICTAPGDMFSELKVL, from the exons ATGTGCAGGAACATGCGGTGGCTCCTTGTTCCCACCATCTTCATCATCCCTTGTACGCAACAG TTTTTCCACAGCCCACCAGTGCAGCCTGGAGATAAACCTTCAGAAACTGGTGAAGCCCACCAGCGCAAGGAAGTTTGTCACTGGCCATGCAGATGTCCGTCTGTGCCAGCCTGCACCCCTGGGGTAAGCTTGGTGAAGgatggctgtggctgctgtaaAGTCTGCGCCAAGCAGTCAGGAGAGCCCTGCAATGAAGCAGACGTCTGTGATCCCCATAAAGGTCTCTACTGCGACTACTCGGAAGACGAGCCTAGGTATGAAAAAGGCGTGTGTGCAT ATCTGGTAGCTGTAGGATGTGAGCTCAATGGAGTTTATTATCCCAACGGGCAGACCTTCCAGCCTAACCCACTTTATAAGTGCCTGTGTGTCAGTGGTGCAATTGGATGTACACCTGTATTCACACCGAGACTAGCAGTGAGTCCCTGCACCAGGGTCACGGGCAGAAAGAAGCCTGGACAATCTATTTGTGGCCTGGGACAGCACAAGCAGCTTCAGTCAACCAACTACAGACTAATGTCAG CTTACAGAAGCTTACCGCTAGTCTTGAAGAAAAAGTGCCTTGTACAGGCAACTCCCTGGACACCCTGCTCCAGGACCTGTGGCATAGGCATATCCAGCAGAGTGACCAACGACAACAGAAGATGtgagatgaaaaaagaaaagagattatgCTTCATCCAGCCTTGTCTGACTAAtatgctgaagaaaataaag atttcaaaaggaaaaacatgtcAACCGACATTCCAGCTTCCAAGAGCAGAGAAGCTAGTTTTTTCTGGATGCTCAACTACTCAAAGCTACAGACTAACTTTCTGTGGGGTGTGCTTGGACAAGAGGTGCTGCATACCTAATAAGTCCAAAATGATCACTGTACAGTTTGAGTGTCCCAACGAAGGCTTCTTCAAGTGGAAGATGATGTGGATAACATCGTGCGTATGTCAGAGGATTTGCACTGCTCCAGGAGATATGTTTTCGGAACTCAAAGTTCTATGA